The following proteins come from a genomic window of Achromobacter deleyi:
- a CDS encoding sensor histidine kinase — protein sequence MRLLLRLALMVGAVSGLALLGLLAWSTGNASRFARYYDILLILNGIFALALFVWVVALTVRLARQIRRRQFGARLTARFSLAFALIGVVPGALIYTVSVQFMSRSIESWFNVRVDTALEAGLNLGRAALDSLLADLDARARSMAAELNRNSDTGVTLALTRLREANGVQEAMVFTGSGRMVAFSTSQYGQLLPAMPPSTVMNQLRLSRGYSAAEADDPVKPGIDGGLHLRVVIPLTGPDRYDNLLGAASEPRWLQLLQPVPEQIAHNANLVQQGFRDYQELALSRLGLRKLYGITLTLALLLAAFGAIAVALSLSKRLVRPLLSLAGGTQAVGVGDYRPLPEPPERDEVGQLTRSFNAMTRQLDEARRMVESNRQQLERSNVYLESVLSNLSSGVLVFDEAFRVTTVNQGAQTILQADLRSVIGRPLETVDGMLEFANVVRQAFSTHAAVGSERQHWQQQFEIAPKQGDTPNGPQALTLLARGTHLRVDGRGNGYLVVFDDITEVISANRTVAWGEVARRLAHEIKNPLTPIQLSAERLAMKLEGKLPPAEAQIVERSTNTIVNQVASLKQMVDDFREYARTPPAVMQRIDFNALVADVLSLYGWEPDGATSVRSTSGKALNLDVSLGADLPAIEGDPTQLRQVIHNLLSNARDAIAEKGGEGRVSVTTQLMRSEQPDRADQQALRFTVADTGPGFPPQVMQRAFEPYVTTKSHGTGLGLAIVRKIVEEHGGRIDLANRKEGGARISILLTRLAPGADTMDATAQEKDNAATQ from the coding sequence ATGAGGCTGTTGCTTCGGCTGGCCCTGATGGTCGGCGCGGTAAGCGGCCTGGCGTTGCTGGGCCTGCTGGCATGGTCCACGGGCAATGCCTCGCGCTTTGCTCGTTATTACGACATCCTGCTGATTCTTAACGGCATCTTCGCCCTGGCGCTGTTCGTCTGGGTGGTGGCGCTGACCGTGCGGCTGGCGCGGCAGATCCGGCGGCGGCAGTTCGGCGCCCGGCTGACGGCTCGCTTCTCGCTGGCCTTCGCCCTGATCGGCGTGGTGCCCGGCGCCCTGATCTACACGGTCTCGGTGCAGTTCATGTCGCGCTCGATCGAGTCCTGGTTCAACGTGCGGGTCGACACCGCGCTGGAGGCCGGCCTGAACCTGGGCCGCGCCGCGCTCGACTCGCTGCTGGCCGATCTGGACGCGCGGGCCCGCTCGATGGCGGCCGAGCTGAACCGCAACTCCGATACCGGCGTGACGCTGGCCCTGACCCGGCTGCGCGAAGCCAACGGCGTGCAGGAAGCCATGGTCTTCACCGGCAGCGGCCGCATGGTGGCGTTTTCCACCAGCCAGTACGGCCAGCTGCTGCCGGCGATGCCGCCGTCCACGGTGATGAACCAGCTGCGGCTGTCGCGCGGCTATTCGGCGGCCGAGGCCGACGATCCGGTCAAGCCCGGCATCGACGGCGGGCTGCACCTGCGCGTGGTGATCCCGCTGACCGGGCCTGACCGCTACGACAACCTGCTGGGCGCCGCCTCCGAGCCGCGCTGGCTGCAATTGCTGCAGCCGGTGCCCGAGCAGATCGCGCACAACGCCAACCTGGTGCAGCAGGGCTTTCGCGACTACCAGGAGCTGGCCCTGTCGCGGCTGGGCCTGCGCAAGCTCTATGGCATCACGCTGACCCTGGCGCTGCTGCTGGCCGCCTTCGGCGCCATCGCCGTGGCGCTGTCGCTGTCCAAGCGGCTGGTGCGGCCGCTGCTCAGCCTGGCGGGCGGCACCCAGGCCGTGGGCGTGGGCGACTACCGGCCGCTGCCCGAGCCGCCCGAACGCGACGAGGTCGGTCAGCTCACCCGTTCCTTCAATGCCATGACGCGCCAGCTCGACGAGGCCCGCCGCATGGTCGAGAGCAACCGCCAGCAGCTCGAGCGGTCCAACGTCTACCTGGAAAGCGTGCTGTCGAACCTGTCCTCGGGCGTGCTGGTGTTCGACGAAGCCTTCCGCGTCACCACCGTCAACCAGGGCGCCCAGACCATCCTGCAGGCCGACCTGCGCTCGGTGATCGGGCGGCCGCTGGAAACCGTGGACGGCATGCTCGAATTCGCGAATGTCGTGCGGCAGGCGTTTTCCACCCACGCCGCGGTGGGGTCCGAGCGCCAGCACTGGCAGCAGCAGTTCGAGATCGCGCCCAAGCAGGGCGACACCCCCAACGGGCCGCAGGCGCTGACGCTGCTGGCGCGCGGCACCCACCTGCGGGTGGACGGCCGCGGCAACGGTTACCTGGTGGTGTTCGACGATATTACCGAGGTGATATCGGCCAACCGCACCGTTGCCTGGGGCGAAGTGGCGCGCCGCCTGGCCCACGAAATCAAGAATCCGCTGACGCCGATCCAGCTGTCCGCCGAGCGCCTGGCGATGAAGCTGGAAGGCAAGCTGCCGCCGGCCGAGGCCCAGATCGTCGAGCGTTCCACCAACACCATCGTCAACCAGGTGGCCTCGCTCAAGCAGATGGTGGATGATTTCCGCGAATACGCCCGCACGCCGCCGGCGGTGATGCAGCGCATCGACTTCAACGCGCTGGTGGCGGACGTGCTGTCCCTGTACGGCTGGGAGCCGGACGGCGCCACTTCGGTGCGTTCGACCTCCGGCAAGGCGCTGAACCTGGACGTCAGCCTGGGCGCGGACCTGCCGGCCATCGAGGGCGATCCGACCCAGCTGCGCCAGGTGATCCACAACCTGCTGTCCAACGCCCGCGACGCCATCGCCGAGAAGGGCGGAGAAGGCCGGGTCAGCGTCACCACCCAGCTGATGCGCAGCGAGCAGCCCGACCGCGCCGACCAGCAGGCCCTGCGCTTCACGGTGGCCGACACCGGGCCGGGCTTCCCGCCGCAGGTCATGCAGCGCGCCTTCGAGCCCTACGTAACCACCAAGTCCCACGGGACTGGGTTAGGATTGGCAATCGTACGCAAGATCGTTGAAGAGCATGGCGGGCGGATCGACCTTGCGAATCGCAAGGAAGGAGGCGCGCGGATCTCCATCTTGTTGACCCGGCTTGCTCCCGGGGCCGATACTATGGACGCGACCGCGCAAGA